One Microbacterium sp. No. 7 genomic window carries:
- a CDS encoding HAD family hydrolase has protein sequence MTRIETVVLDMAGTTVTDDGVVLNAFERAWDRLRADEGAQRREEAIEHVIATMGQSKIEVFRGLGDEDSAQALNTAFEEAAAALVGDGAVAAIPGAEDAVRALRAEGRAVVLTTGFARPTADAVLRVLGWEDLADAVLTPADAGRGRPAPDLNLVAVLRTGASSVSALAVVGDTESDARGGVNAGAGLVAAVLTGQHASEQALRAAGAQHVLSSVAELPGLLAQLGR, from the coding sequence ATGACCCGCATCGAGACCGTCGTGCTCGACATGGCCGGCACCACCGTCACCGACGACGGCGTCGTGCTGAACGCCTTCGAACGGGCGTGGGACCGGCTGCGCGCCGACGAGGGGGCGCAGCGGCGCGAGGAGGCGATCGAGCACGTGATCGCGACGATGGGCCAGTCGAAGATCGAGGTGTTCCGCGGGCTCGGCGACGAGGACTCGGCGCAGGCGCTCAACACGGCGTTCGAGGAGGCCGCCGCGGCGCTCGTCGGCGACGGCGCCGTCGCCGCGATCCCGGGCGCCGAGGACGCCGTCCGCGCCCTGCGGGCGGAGGGCCGCGCCGTCGTGCTCACCACGGGCTTCGCGCGCCCCACCGCCGACGCCGTGCTGCGCGTGCTCGGCTGGGAGGACCTGGCCGACGCCGTGCTCACCCCCGCCGACGCGGGACGCGGCCGGCCCGCGCCCGATCTCAACCTCGTCGCCGTGCTGCGCACGGGCGCCTCGTCGGTGTCGGCCCTCGCGGTCGTCGGCGACACGGAGTCCGACGCGCGGGGCGGCGTCAACGCGGGCGCGGGTCTCGTCGCCGCCGTGCTCACGGGACAGCACGCGAGCGAGCAGGCGCTGCGCGCCGCGGGGGCGCAGCACGTGCTCAGCTCGGTCGCCGAGCTGCCGGGGCTGCTCGCCCAGCTGGGCCGATGA